In one window of Fodinibius salicampi DNA:
- a CDS encoding helix-turn-helix domain-containing protein has product MPSLGNDLAIIRKDQGISLEEIHQSTKIPKHILNAIEDDSLFQDITGTTTYIRGYVRSYASTLAIDEREIIHALDQMEKGHYNGSLVDDELRPEEPTTDKKETNSEKRQKNDPATSTTQKDIVLKRSEKVTSIDWVNMAERFSPFSKQRPKWKPVFFTLLLFGVAAFLVYWFYFRPPTENGQSSSQQETPIQATVPSGTLQSSSPAIENNDSAELTSSTRNQLEAPKDELSDTLSIVLYAAHGKLEPVRVFTDVTGALNPYWIEEGEAIRFNFVNEFQFRNGINNIVLLMNGHPITNFKEQFFNPQTGRIEINRSFFEGDPKWLQPSPDSLGIGAPPPSVIRQLERQ; this is encoded by the coding sequence ATGCCATCACTTGGAAATGATTTGGCGATCATTCGGAAGGATCAAGGAATTAGTTTAGAAGAGATCCATCAGTCCACAAAAATTCCGAAACATATTCTAAATGCTATTGAGGATGATTCTCTTTTCCAGGATATCACCGGTACAACGACATATATCCGTGGCTATGTTCGCAGTTATGCCAGTACACTTGCTATTGATGAAAGGGAAATCATCCATGCGCTCGACCAGATGGAAAAAGGCCACTATAACGGCAGCCTTGTTGATGATGAGTTACGTCCGGAAGAACCGACAACGGATAAAAAAGAAACTAATTCCGAAAAAAGACAAAAAAACGACCCTGCTACCAGCACTACCCAAAAAGATATAGTTTTAAAAAGATCTGAAAAGGTTACTTCTATCGACTGGGTTAATATGGCTGAACGTTTTTCTCCATTCAGCAAGCAGCGACCAAAATGGAAGCCTGTCTTTTTTACCCTTCTTTTATTTGGTGTGGCAGCATTCCTTGTTTACTGGTTTTATTTTCGTCCACCGACAGAGAATGGCCAAAGCTCTTCACAGCAGGAAACGCCTATACAGGCGACCGTTCCATCTGGTACTCTTCAGTCCAGCTCTCCAGCTATAGAAAATAATGATAGTGCCGAATTGACTTCATCAACAAGAAATCAGTTAGAGGCTCCAAAAGACGAGCTGTCCGATACTCTTTCCATAGTACTTTATGCAGCACACGGTAAACTGGAACCTGTTCGTGTATTTACGGATGTTACCGGAGCTCTTAATCCATATTGGATTGAAGAGGGGGAAGCCATACGATTTAATTTTGTAAATGAATTTCAATTCCGTAATGGGATCAATAATATTGTTTTGCTAATGAATGGTCACCCTATTACTAATTTCAAGGAACAGTTTTTTAATCCACAAACGGGGCGCATAGAAATAAACAGATCTTTTTTCGAAGGCGATCCGAAATGGCTGCAACCTTCACCCGATTCTCTGGGAATTGGGGCCCCGCCTCCTTCGGTTATTCGTCAGCTCGAACGTCAATAA
- a CDS encoding ComF family protein, with translation MKKMFQNMVRGISGVVFPNVCACCGLENTEHQRLLCSFCLQERFEDANPDNAPVSSDIILPEGVIAQHALWQFDKGGDLQDLLHLLKYEQLTGIGVDLGRELGVRIKKHSLLKQKLSFFPAVLLPVPLHYLKFRYRGFNQAFKISLGFQQVWNDLSICDIKSVVRDKNTRTQTGLSLKRRRQNLKNAFKVKKPAEIKDKLVVIIDDVFTTGATTFELAHTVLDSGAKEIVVLTVAQA, from the coding sequence ATGAAGAAGATGTTTCAAAATATGGTAAGAGGCATTTCAGGGGTGGTTTTCCCTAATGTATGTGCATGCTGTGGACTTGAAAATACTGAACATCAGCGTCTGCTCTGTTCTTTTTGCCTTCAGGAACGGTTTGAGGATGCTAATCCTGACAATGCCCCTGTTTCAAGTGATATTATTTTACCGGAAGGCGTGATTGCCCAACACGCCCTATGGCAGTTTGACAAAGGGGGCGACCTACAGGACTTATTACACTTATTGAAATACGAACAACTGACAGGTATTGGGGTTGACTTGGGACGTGAATTGGGAGTCCGAATAAAGAAGCATTCTTTGTTGAAGCAAAAACTAAGCTTTTTTCCAGCTGTCCTTTTGCCTGTCCCATTGCACTATCTAAAATTTCGGTACAGGGGGTTTAATCAGGCATTTAAAATAAGCTTGGGATTTCAGCAGGTTTGGAACGATCTGTCTATTTGTGATATTAAAAGCGTAGTAAGAGATAAAAATACGCGCACTCAAACGGGACTTTCTCTAAAAAGACGTCGTCAAAATTTGAAAAATGCATTTAAGGTAAAAAAGCCTGCTGAGATAAAAGATAAGCTTGTCGTCATTATAGATGACGTTTTTACCACCGGAGCCACTACTTTTGA